The DNA segment GCCGTCTCATGCCAGTTGAGCCACGATTGATCCTTGAATTCAGGCTCACCCGTGATATCACAGTAATGCGTACCCGCCGTAGCACACGCCCCAACCATCGCATCGCCGCCATAACTGACAAACGGACCTGCCGTGGTAATCACCACCTTGGTCGATTCTGCCAAGGCTTTGAGTGATGCCGCATCTGAGGTATCCGCAGACAGAATTGGCAAATCTTTATAAGCAGGATTGATCGCGACGACACGTGCGCGAACGTCTTCAAGCTTGGCAATATTACGCCCCGCCAGCGCCCAACGCATGCCTTTAGGCGCATGCTGGGCGAGATACTCGGCCGTCAATACGCCCGTAAAACCGGTCGCCCCGAATAAAACGATATCAAACGCACGCTGACTCATAGCTTACTCATTATTGGTTTTTTAAATGAATGTTTGGAACGGATACGATCAGGGCTACCGCATTGAATCGGTAGCCCAACCGCCTTAAGCCTGTACGGTTTGATCAACAAACGGCACAGCAGCAGGTACGGGTTTTTGCGTGGCAAGATAACCAACCGAAGTCTCTAGATAAGCCAGCGCCTGCTCGGTTGAGCCTTCGTGGATCGGGTTGTAAAACGGTGAGAAGTAACCCAGCATTTTGCCTGCAACCCACGGCAGTGTCGGCAATAAACCCAGACTGGTCGCACGGCGCCATTGCTGACTAAACCACCCATGGGCAATGCTCGGATCAACCTTGATATCCGGATGCTTGCGCAAAATCTCAGTCGCCCCTTGCGTCCAGAGTACCGTGACCGCAGCCAGTACCAATCCTGTGCACATATAGCGCCCGACATAGCCACCGCCCACGCCGTGGTAAATATCAAACACCACACTGCGATGCTCAACTTCTTCCGCGCCATGCCAGCGCAGCAGATCCAGCATCACCGGATCAGCAACTTCTTCCCATTTCTCATGATCCAGCGCATATTGCCCCAGCACACAAGCGATATGTTCAAACACCGCCATACAGCCCAAGCGGAAAATCAGCCACTCTTTTTGCAAAGGTTTAGGCAAACGCACGCCAAACGGCTCATCCATCAGAATCTCTTCAAACAGCTTGTTCACCCGCTGCTGATATTCGTCTGGATACAGTCCATAGGCTTTCAAATGTTCATCCACCGCACTGCTGTGCGAGCGCGCATGCATGGCTTCCTGACGGATAAAAGCCCGTGCATCTTCGATCAGTTTGGGATCGTCAAGATACGGGATGGCACGATTGATCATACGGCACATCCACAGCTCACCCGCGGGGAACATCAGATGAATCGCATTGATAAAATGACTGGCAAAAGGCTCGCCCTTGATCCAGTCTATCGGCGTTGCGTGCCAATCAAATTTTACTTTACGCGGGATCAGATGGTGCGGCGAACTTGACACAATCTTGCGCATCCCTTTAAACATGATTCCCATGATGCTCTCCTGTTGAAGGACGAAGAATGAATTAAGGCGTAATATCCAGACGGGCAAACAGACGCGAAAATCCGGGTGAAATACGACCGAGTAAACGCATGCCCGTTGCCTCAAAGCCCACAGGGACTTCAGGCTCGTTATGTTCCACCGCATGCAAAATCGCTTCGGCAATCACACGCGGCGGCAAACTGCGTAAGCTATACAGCTTATTGGCTTTAGCACGGGTCTTGGCTTGCTCTGCTTCAGACAGACCCGCAAAGCGTGTGTTATTCACAATTCCTGTCGTTGAAAATCCTGGACAAATCGTACTGACCCCAATGCTGTAATCGGCAAGCTCACCGCGGATGCAATCGCTAAACATGCGCACCGCCGCTTTGGTCGTGGAATACGCCGCCGTAGTACGTGACGGCGTAAACGCTGCCATCGACGCCACATTGACGATGTGACCGGCTTTCTTCGCCGCGACCATCTGCTTGGCAAACAGACGCGAACCATGAATCACGCCCCACAGATTGACGTTCATCACCCGATTCCAGTCTTGTACGGTGGTCTCCAAGAACGAACCCGCCATGCCAATACCCGCGTTATTAATGATTACATCGGGTGCGCCGTAGACTTCTGCGACCCATGTCGCAAGTGCTTCCATCTGCTCTACATTGCCGACATCCACCTTGTGCGCATCGGCTTTTATACCTAAAGCACGTGCCAGTTGTGCGGTTTCTTCAGCAGCAGGCAGATTAATATCCACCGCCACCACATTTGCACCAAGGCTAGCAAACAACAGCGATGCTTCACGCCCAAACCCTGAACCCGCCCCGGTCACCACAACCACTTGACCCAATAAGCGCTGCTTACGACTTGGACGCAATAAATCACTGATTCTTGACATAAAAAACCTTAAATGATGAAAATCGATAGACGTGACAACAGCATGCGTAAAGCATATCCATGCTTAAACGTTGTGGAAGGTGTATGATGATTTCTATATCTTGCAGTGAAATGTTAACGTTGTCAACATCGAATAAAACACCCATGGACGATAAAATTGTAAACAGCGCCGCCTATCACCACGGCAATCTACGAATGGCATTGGTTGAAGCGGGCTTGGCACATCTGGAACTCGCCTCAGAAACGGGCAAAGAATTAAACCTCCGTGAGCTTGCACGGCAAGTCGGCGTCTCCGCAACCGCGACCTATCGCCACTTCGCCAATAAAGAAGCGCTATTAATCGCCATCGCCGCAGAAGGTTTCCGCCGCTTTACTGCCGCGCAAACCTTGGCATTCCTCGCCGAACCCGACCACCGCAAAGCATTCTTTGCCACGGGTCGCGCCTATGTCCATTTTGCCAAGAAGCAGCCTGCGCTGTTTAAACTCATGTTCAGTAGCTTCGCCTCTAAGCAGCAAGACCCTGAAATCAGTGAAGTCATGGAATTGGCTTACTACGGACTGCGCAAGCGCGTGGCTCTCGTGCTTGATCGATCAGATGACGACCCTATCGTGGCAACCGCTGTACTGCAAGCATGGAGCATCACCCATGGGCTGAGTCACTTGGTAGTGGATGGGCTAGTGGAGAAGCTCACGGATAATCTGGAAACCACGATTGATAACGTGCTACGCCAAACGATTATTTCGAATTCGAAGTTTCAAGGGGTGGAGAGAAAAGATTAGAGTACAGCTACAATAGCCATACTCATTCCCTAACTAACGCTATTTACGCCTGCGATAACAGTGGACATAATCGAATAAATATAAGGATGTTGCCACCCTTCAGAAGGTCTGGTCATTCGTTCAACGATAGCCATTTCTCCTTCTTTTACGCCCTTTGACTCTGTACTTTCTGATATCTATACGGCTCAACGCAGTGATCAATGACATCAAAGAAAGCTCGACTTGGTCACGACGCTAATTGGATTTAAAAATTAGCCTCACTTCCCTCTTAATCGCAACTATTGGAGATACCATGAGTACGCTGGACAAACTGAATCCCGATAACGTCCTTATCGTTTTAGCCGATCTACAACCACCGATTTTGGCTGCCGCGAATAAAACAAACCCTGAAGCCAATCTCAAACGCGCCGTGTCGGTTCTCACCGAAGGTGCTAAGGTACTGGATATCCCGATTTTCACATCGGCTGTTCCGCTTCAACCCGATACAGCACCCGCCCTCATCGACGAACTAAGCTCACAGACCATTGTCGTTCGCACGACACCTGGCGTCTTTGACGATGTAGCAAGCCAGCAAACCATCGCAAACCACAAGCGCTCAGTCATTGCGATTGGAGGCGTTGCGAGCGAACTAGCAGTACTTCAAACTGCGCTTGGTGCACGACGACTCGGCTACGATGTCTATCTGCTCACAGATGTGAGTGGCGGCTTGAGTGATCGAACAGAACAAGCAGCGTTTCGCCAACTTGAAGCGGCAGGCGTCACGCTATCCAGCGTTGCAGGCTTCCTGAGTAGCCTGATCCCACCGCCAGAAGATCCTAGAGGTCAATCCATCTTTGCAGCGCTGGCTCGCTTCTTTGGTTAATGCGATTCAATCGTTCAGATCAGGTGCAATAAGCCCAGCGTATTGCACCCTAACCTCAACAATCGTTAATCCGCCGCAGCAAAGTACGCCATCTGATCCGCATAGGCTTTTTGGAATGCGGGGCGCGCTATCGCACGGGCAACATAATCACGACAGGCGGGATATTGGGCTAAACCACCAAATTTATCCACCAAGCGGAGCACGTCCGCCATCAGTATATCCGCTATCGAAAATGACCCCGCCAGCCACTCGCGCTTAGCCAGAACCGACTCCATATGCAGTAAGCGAGAGTTAAGAAACGCTTCCAGCTTTTGCAGTTCCGGTGTATCAAAGGACGCATCGGAAAACTTGAGCATGGACCAAGGCTGACTGGCCATCTCAACCGAATTCAGTGCGGCAAAGAGCCACTCCAGAACATCGCTACGCGCATGAGGCTCTGTCGGCAACAACTTGGTGCTCAGTTCACCCAGATGAAACAGAATCGCCCCAGTCTCAAAAATGGACAGGTCGCCATCAAGTAACCACGGCACTTGCCCAAAAGGTTGATGCGCCAGATGCTGAGGACCACGCTCCTGAAAAGGCACACTTTTAACGCTATAGGGTAATCCAGCTTCCTCCAATGCCCAGCGCACGCGAATGTCACGTACAAAGCCGCGCGGCATATCGGGCACCCAATCAAACGTGGTGAGAACTAAATCAGACATCTGGAATTTCCTTATGTAGGTTTCTCAAAGAAATGCTATAAATAACATGGCACTAACCGTAGATTATCAGGATTATTCTATTGAGCATATATGTAAATCACCTAAACTGATTACAGCTTGGTTTAAATTTTCGCATACCTCTTTTTCCCAAACGGGTATGGCTGCCACCCATTGCTCCTCTACCGATACTGCCCTGTATTACGACGCTGACGTTTAAAATGCAAAAAAAATACCCACCTTTCGGTGGGTATCTTCATGCGCACAACACTGACAAATTATGACTCGACTTCTTCTAACTGCTTATCGACAACACCATATTTAGCAAATAAGCGAGCACGTGCTTTTACATGGACATTGGCTTTATTCAAATCGCCTTTATAGTTGTCCACCACACGTTGATCCATGAGCTTGAACCACCAG comes from the Aquirhabdus parva genome and includes:
- a CDS encoding SDR family NAD(P)-dependent oxidoreductase is translated as MSRISDLLRPSRKQRLLGQVVVVTGAGSGFGREASLLFASLGANVVAVDINLPAAEETAQLARALGIKADAHKVDVGNVEQMEALATWVAEVYGAPDVIINNAGIGMAGSFLETTVQDWNRVMNVNLWGVIHGSRLFAKQMVAAKKAGHIVNVASMAAFTPSRTTAAYSTTKAAVRMFSDCIRGELADYSIGVSTICPGFSTTGIVNNTRFAGLSEAEQAKTRAKANKLYSLRSLPPRVIAEAILHAVEHNEPEVPVGFEATGMRLLGRISPGFSRLFARLDITP
- a CDS encoding TetR/AcrR family transcriptional regulator, with translation MDDKIVNSAAYHHGNLRMALVEAGLAHLELASETGKELNLRELARQVGVSATATYRHFANKEALLIAIAAEGFRRFTAAQTLAFLAEPDHRKAFFATGRAYVHFAKKQPALFKLMFSSFASKQQDPEISEVMELAYYGLRKRVALVLDRSDDDPIVATAVLQAWSITHGLSHLVVDGLVEKLTDNLETTIDNVLRQTIISNSKFQGVERKD
- a CDS encoding metal-dependent hydrolase, producing MGIMFKGMRKIVSSSPHHLIPRKVKFDWHATPIDWIKGEPFASHFINAIHLMFPAGELWMCRMINRAIPYLDDPKLIEDARAFIRQEAMHARSHSSAVDEHLKAYGLYPDEYQQRVNKLFEEILMDEPFGVRLPKPLQKEWLIFRLGCMAVFEHIACVLGQYALDHEKWEEVADPVMLDLLRWHGAEEVEHRSVVFDIYHGVGGGYVGRYMCTGLVLAAVTVLWTQGATEILRKHPDIKVDPSIAHGWFSQQWRRATSLGLLPTLPWVAGKMLGYFSPFYNPIHEGSTEQALAYLETSVGYLATQKPVPAAVPFVDQTVQA
- a CDS encoding isochorismatase family protein → MSTLDKLNPDNVLIVLADLQPPILAAANKTNPEANLKRAVSVLTEGAKVLDIPIFTSAVPLQPDTAPALIDELSSQTIVVRTTPGVFDDVASQQTIANHKRSVIAIGGVASELAVLQTALGARRLGYDVYLLTDVSGGLSDRTEQAAFRQLEAAGVTLSSVAGFLSSLIPPPEDPRGQSIFAALARFFG
- a CDS encoding glutathione S-transferase family protein; this translates as MSDLVLTTFDWVPDMPRGFVRDIRVRWALEEAGLPYSVKSVPFQERGPQHLAHQPFGQVPWLLDGDLSIFETGAILFHLGELSTKLLPTEPHARSDVLEWLFAALNSVEMASQPWSMLKFSDASFDTPELQKLEAFLNSRLLHMESVLAKREWLAGSFSIADILMADVLRLVDKFGGLAQYPACRDYVARAIARPAFQKAYADQMAYFAAAD